The Phlebotomus papatasi isolate M1 chromosome 3, Ppap_2.1, whole genome shotgun sequence genomic sequence TAAGTTCATAAAGCTATGTAGCTACTTGCAGTAGCCATTCGATATTCACCGgtctttaatgttgtcctgctccTGAATTTAACCACGAAAATTTCTTatatgatattgtcatttttgttacaaaattcccctacacactggtaaaaataaaaggatcaaattagatTGTATACCATCCTTTTCAAAAGTAtaaatcatatttgatcctttgaaaggatcactagtgtctcttgaaattttgcatgttacatttatcacgatagattaaTTCACGTGAATTAGTTCGTTCACggacattaaaattttttaaacaaatttgtgcCTTCTATTAGATTCAAAAACATCCTCAATATTTGCAATGAATTAAACCACCCACTGGCCTTTCCATCGccttcaaaaacatatttttttagctTATCTCAAATTTGGGTCGGGCGATTTCGTTAATTTTTGGATAGTTTTGGAGGTAGTGTAGCTGAAAATTTCGTCCATAGACAACTTTCACCGGAATAATCGTCATCTTGGATTATTTAAGGTTAAAGgtcaaatatattaaaattattaaattaataaattgatattaaacTGATATTCACGCAAAAATTCTAAAGAGACAAATAATTACAGAATTGAAACCTCGAATGctttgctatctcttttatttttgttttcaggGTAAACAACAACGTTCcggaattacaaaaaaaaattgggcttTACcggctttaactctttcgcgtcattagggtcatatatgatccgggaaaaaaacatttttttgactatttacattaattgaaatctatcggtttgtgcacgacatcataatacgggcttcagacctaaggcttagccatctggcttaactcctctaattccttatccagacatgatttttttagggaagtgttgtttaggattaaatattaagggcaaatgatccattagattttgaaaaatcaataaaattgcttgttatttagatttttgagaccttcgggaattgggctaaacctcaagtctgaagccggcataatagaaggatgtaagattcttgcctaattttctcaagacttcagatattcaggaaaagaaaatatttgagatcaaaaatcaataatttcaaacattgtgaaatgacttttctttttcaaaatttttttatattaatttattttttttcagcaaaaagttctttagaaacacaaaatagaatatccaaagattgtatattgcatattttgatataataaactactctcaattttccagaaaagcgtgtagaattttccgggtcatatatgaccctattgtctgcaagggtaacagtgttttcgtcccaaacctatagcgaaatgtagttgggacattatttttctttgtgaaatgcaggtgggacatcttgctcctggacatttcatcttatatctgatgaattataacatattttgcaatattttagagtattctgcaagcgtctcatattgtgcaattgtattgtgtgtgaataaatatgtggataagtttatttttgccaaatagcacttaaaatattgtgacagtgactgttcaagggattaccagcaagattccttgaacaccaggagtacagtgttcatcaagacaatccagtttgccatagctttggccaaattaataacttcaagcaaaaaaaactcttaaaaagcccgtgatatagattttgaaaatggtatgtacacttcccttgaggacaacagggtcatatatgacctggggtttttccgagttttcacgcaatggaaaatttttttcctctctgaattattatatttgatcataaatcattaggaaaaactcaattttacatgaattcatctgctggataaaagtgtgacgcgaaagagttaaagtggGGCATTACGGAACATATTTAGGTTAAATGGGCGTGGTCTTTAATTTAAGGAGGCGTGGCATTATCAAGTTATTCTTTtgctttgaattttcaaatattttccggATAGCAGACAATAAAGTGATTCCAGAAGCTGTAAATCATTGTTTTAAAATCTGATTCAAGTAATTTTTATAACGTAATCCTTACCTTTTCGTTACCTCATAGCATGATCAGGTTATGCAACGTATCCAAAACCAATTTGAAATCGccaaaaataaaagacatttatttttctaaaatggcGTTTTGTTCGCAAAATAATACAAGTGTATATTTAATAACATTGCAatagttagaaatatttttcaagtacattattacataaaaatttaCTTCTATCAACAGAACTTTCGTCACTTCCATTTTTTTGTGCTCTCGATTTCCTGGGGAGAGGAGATCATCTCCTCAGTCAATATTGAGGCGTACATCGTTGAGGTTTTGCGTAATCTTCCACGTGCTTTGCAGTTCCTTAAGTCGCCTGTAGGCTCGCATTGATATGTTGAGACTGGGCATAACTTCCAATACATTGGGTTCATTCACAAAACTCAGTCCGCAGATGCCGAAATACGTATGAAAGGGATCCGTATTGAAGTCCGGCCACTTGGAAAAGCCCCCAACAATCCTGTTCTGCGTCGACAGAATAAATTTACGATTCTCCTCGAAATCCGTCAAATGAAATGCATTGAGAATTTTCAATGTGGCCGCAATCCAAAAGGAATAGCAGGTATCTTCGGTTTTATTGGGTCTCCCCTGAAATCCCATTCCCTGCCTCATCACCAGCCACCTCTTCATACCCTCAACATCCTTCCGCGACAGAATGTGCATCTGATCACTGAGATGCAGTGCAGCCACAGCACAGAATGTCGTGCCTCCATGGCCCTCCATCTCTTTGTGCTGACTCACTCCGTAGTCATATCTCTGAAAGCCATGCATAAAATAGTAAATGCCCGCGATAAGGAAATTGATTTGCACTGTAATTAACGCGGAACGTGCGGAAAACTCTGTCTGGCCAGAGATTTCACGCAAAGTGGAACAGTTGTGCGTCGTAAATTTGAATGATCAGCATGTAATTTACAAATTAAACAGAACTATTTAATTTAAGCTTCTATTTTTGCTATAtttatttacgcatttttagcaatttttcctGAAATCGTCAGTCTGgcgcagattttttttaattacaaaatttcaattgaaatgattcagctattttttttaggttagaatctGATCAATTTAGGTTAGAAAATCTTAGGTTAGAATCAGATCTGGTTTAAATATGTTTATTCTatttactaggggaaagtgctctcccttcgaacgttcatgccttcgaataatgtgaatttctcttgtttttcgtaagagatttacactaaattatcacagaattatcaataattgatgataagccgaGTAAAacttaatagaaatgtataagtctcttaaaaaaaaactaaaagaaaattcatattattcgaaggcatgaacgttcgaagggagagcactttcccctatggcttcaaaattcaaactttgTTCCATTAAAAGaccaaaaagatattttttaaggttatgtttagCATAACTTCACATTGcaaagcaatttttcatataaattagaaaattaggCCTAGTAAATTTTTAGTGATAAAAATGTAATCTAAAAGAACTTAAAAATCCTTGTTCTaagctaaatttttttaatcatgtTTGGTTAggtcaaacataacctcaaattttagaatatagTTTCTAAATAAAAGTAATATGTCCAATGAGcccaattttctttttcttgctGATATTGAAAAGATTAAGGTTATGCTagacctaacctcaaaatacAAGATATATCACTCCCTTTTTAGGTTAGTTaattataacctcaaattaaagagtactttataaaataatgaaatcagGTCCGCTGGCTAAAACATGCTGAAATTGTAATTGTCAAATACATTTCTATTTCCTgttaggaatttttctttttaaatatcttttattattgaagaaattgtacATAACGACTAAATTTCCCAACActgcaatatatattttttttacctattttagaTTTACAACTTCGAAAATAATCATTCaaattcgtgtttttttttgtcaattctaACCGAAGTATTTTGCCACTTTTGACACCAGAAAAATGAACAATAAACATAACGAACATAACTAAATTTACCAGTTCAAAATCTATCCGCTGAAAGAGCATCAAATACCAAAATAAATGACTTTGGTAATGCactttacaaattatttagtattttttctgaaatttctaaATGTGACATAAGTAttgaaaaaaactttgtaataaGAATTAACAATGATGACTACGAGCATTGTTTTTTATAATATTCGCATAATTTTGTGCTGCTTTTTGTaaactaattatttttatatcccaaaaaaagttttataaccTTACTTTTTTCCATACTGACATctaaatatcaaaaattgtgTGAATTTCTAGGGATAAAAAGTACTTTAAGGCTTGCATTTAACAACCTCAGACTCTATGAGTTAACCGTAAAAAGTCGTTTTTGAAAGCATAACCAGACGCCACATCATTTTGTTTAGaacatttataaaattgtatcgtacctaacctaaaaaattaGTTGGTATTTTGTGATAAAGACCcttaaatttacttttaaagCTGCTTCAGATGATTTAGTAGACAAAATTAAGTATTTTACCATTATTTTAGTTTTGAAAGctcaaaggtttaaaattaaaaacattctaacctcaaaatcacGAGTGAAAAAGATtgtgaaaaatcaaacaaaaataataaaatttgaaataattggCCTTATTTTCTAATTCTATTCTTACATGAAAATGTGACGTTCTGCTTGTTTCCACttttaaataatctaaaaaattGGAGGAATAATTTTgggtaaaaaaaggaaaaaaaagaacatgatgttttggttaaaaattaaaatatttcagcgacaacttgaaattattttcttgtctTCTAGATTTTCatgattcttgaaatttttaagattctcaatttttgaggttacgttacacataacctcacattacaAACAGAAATCTTTAGCAAAATAAAGAAGTGACGACGATAGTAAGAATTTGTCATTCTTTTCCAGGGTTTtatgtaacatttttttttaattttaaagcttccacaaataatgaaataaaagttGTGTACGAAGAATTCGACATGAAAACCTTGTAGCAAAAAGCCTATATTACTTTTCCGCATCTTTTTCCAGAaagaaatacaatattattgttttttgagaaattcagATTTCGCGAAAATTTCCCAGTAAATTATTTCCtgaaattgttattattttttgaaaaatatccttttacggagagagccaaaatcccgaaagccaaaatcgaaagccaaaatcccaactatttaaaatcctgaaaggatcCTATCAGGATTTTAAACAGTTgggattttgtcgttcgggattttggctttcgggactttagctttcgggattttgaccgggacactcctttttaataaataagagCTAAATCCCCTTGTTTGTTACAAAGTTTATTATCCAAATTGCAAATAATGCTATTTCCAGAGGGCAGAAAGTCAAGAAATCAAACTTTTGCGTTTATTACCAAAGAGCTTCTGGAACTTAAAACTGCATTGATTCTTAAGTAACCTTGGAAAAgatattttgaggttagaattttatatattttgattttgatataattttaatgtTGAAATATTCCGAATTTGTCTTCAATTTATCTatctttaaaactttaaatggTTAGAGAGCTACTATTCTCCAAAATACTGCCTATTTGTTTTAGATTAGATGCGAAAAATTTATATCATAACCtaataaatctttttttataGTAAGAAAAAaggttgaaaattgaaaaaaacactGATCTTATTTTCAGAATTCGACCAAACAATCTTATAATGTTTCAATTGACCGTTTTGTGTAAAAGTGAGGTTCTTCTTTGAGGTtagaaattatttctttattaaaagaACTTTaagatttagttttttttatattaaggaAGTAGTTTGCGAACTTTTTGTTCACAGAATTTAACCAAACACTCCGGGAATGTTTTCACTACCAATAAAAAACTGCAATTCATTTTTAGGTTagacataaatttatttaaaatgaagaGAACTTTAAGATCAGTTCTATTTACTTCTAAAGCTTCTGAAGGAATTTACGGTCGTTTTTCGGAATTTAAACGTTTGATTtgaactgtccaaaattagtaatttttttgtgaggttagaatttatttttatatgaaagtAAGAACAAAGCTCTTTTCATGTTTctgttgttcttttcttataGTAAACTATCcaaaaattgtgttttgaaATTCTGTAACACATAAGTCCTAAAGTTTTAGGGTTATGTTAAGGTTAaggacactcaatgggtcaagtggtagagcactcgctctatgatgcaagtgtcccgggttcgaatcccctttaggtaaccaggaatttttctggcgttaaaggtgtttggattgcatccagtgagcttcactgcacttgataccacgggcatgggactgacaacttcatcccgtacaagaaaaaataataatgcatgtctagaaatccccttgcgggaaggccttgttctttaatggaatgttgtgccagcattattattattataagaaCAAAGTTCTTTTCTTGTTTCTGTTGTTCTTTTTCTCACTAAGTATTACTGTCCAAAAAATTGTGTTTAGAACTGTAAAaaagtctcaaaattttaaggttatctatcataaccttaaaattttgtatttattttgctAGAAAATGATCACTTCAATTGCGCCTTTCTGTGAGAATTCACTGAGTCTTTTTAACCActaaccaacttctaattattttcatgttatataaaataataaagaaagaaaaacaaaaatcacaagaaacttctattataaaattgtaataaaaaactGTCCTTCAGACAAAAATCTccagacttgcaaaaaatatttaaattgccaTTTGAGCCAGGTGAATAAATCGATTGGATTGGATTTGAAATTTCCTGACCAGaaaaaattcagagaaaatgGTACTTACAATGCTTTCCCGGATGTACTGTGCCATCCTGGGGCGATCCACTGTGCCCCAGTCATTGAGCATGGCACAAATGGCTGCTGCACAGTAGACGAATCTCATGTCCTGCTCATTACCCTCGACGGAGGCACTGAAGCTCCCATCTTCACGCTGAACAGCTGCCACTCCCTCAACAATTGCTCTCCTGTCCAGGCGACTGAGATCATCTCCCAGGGCCAGTAGGACAGCAATTCCTGTGTAGGTCATGGCCAGGTGACCCCAATAGTAGGCCTCAACGGCAGCAATGTGGGCAGGATCTTGGGATTTGATACTTAGTGTACTGGATCCTTGCAATCCTCCACATTTTGTGCCTCCTTTTGGGATCACCTGATAGCTGTAGATCCAATTGATGATGTTCTGTCGTTGACTAGGCGTCAGGAGATCCAGGGAATCCAGGACATCGAGTCCACTGACGGCAAAGAAAGCAATGGTGACCCTGAAAACAATCCGGAAGATCCTTGAACTCTCTGAACTTTTGCTGGGCTTGCATCTGGCTTACCTGGTGGAATCATGGGATGCCAATCGAGCTGGGAGGATATTGAGGAACCTGGCAAAGTACTTTGCGTGCTTCTGGGGCAGGAAATCCATAATTTTGggaatttgaaaattcagcagaaaacCTGAGACATAACCTCCTTTCGCGATGACTCAATGAGATTTGCACAGAACTGAGCCAATTGTTTGGTCGGGAGGTGAAGACACTGTGAGAAGATTCTATCTCGATCCAGGTAAATACACCATTAATCCCCAGGTGGTGGTAAATCACATGAAAAAGCgtgcaatttaaatttttattgctctCTGAGAAATACTTTGACTAAACACcctataaacaaaataaattccgCGAGAGAATCTTCTGAAGTGTCCACGGATGATTCTGCATGTGTCGGAAAATTTGGTTGTtgggattcttttttttttagtaccaATAGGATTTCTTGGGAATTCTATCCTCCTGGATGCCCATCTCCTTCATGATTTCCATCTCAAAGGTCTGCAGGGAAGGCTTGAAGGTGATTTCTTCCACCACCTTGGCCGGAGTGTCCTTGGCCTTCTCTATATAGGTGCCTTTGCTCTTGTAATCGTGAGTTTCTTCCTGTTCTTTGGGAATCGGGACAATTCTGCCAGTTCTCGTGGATACTCGCACCTTATCACCCTCTTCTGTGTACCTCCATTCAATCTCCGTGGCCTGTAGGTCCGATGGATCTACCAATTTGACCTGATTTGTCACCAGAAGGGGAGCTTCTGACTTGATATAAATTCCCGGATATTCTCCATCTCCGCCGACTTTTCTCAAATGGCAGTTCAATCCTTCAACAACTACCCAATTTCTCTCTGGAATCAGCTGCTTAACTATCCCATGCTTGCCTTTGTCTCTCCCCACGAGCACTTCCACTCGATCTCCCCGGAAAAATGACCATTCGGCAATTGGTTCCACGAAAACCTTCTTCCGGTGGGATCGAGGCATATTCTGCTGCCTAAACTGACCCGTCCACGGCCGGTTCATGGTGAATCTGAACTTTCGTCTCTCAATCACCTTCTGCTGGTAATTGGGCTCATTTGGAGTCCTCCAGTAAACCTGGAAAGGAAATTTTTCCTTATTCCGTTTCTTCAAGAAAACATCTTTCAATTCTCCTACCTGTTCCATTGCCCTCTTAACATAAGATTCCGGGAAATTGGAATACTTAATAGAAAGCTGATGAACCTTCTTCAGCATTTGACTTGTTATTCGcattttttaaaagctttttttccacggaaaatgcaattttcacaataaaaacaCCACGTTTTCACCCCACTGAATTTTTACCTTaggaaatttttacaaaaatgtgcAAAACCTTAAAAATGTCTCAACATTTAACGGGTTTTAagaatttgtactaaaatcCAGTGGCGCCGCCTGCTTTTAGTACCAAGTGAAACTTTGACGTACTTCATTTGTTTGGTGGTGTTTGTTGCGTGCGGTTGTGGCGTTCCTTTAGGAAAGGAAAATTCgtttaatttgttgtgatgaATGGGTTTTGTGTGTGAAAAACCAGTGTAAAAGGATAGTCAGAGGTGCAAAGTGACAGTGTAGTTCCAATGCTGGGCAGCATTTAGTGGATTAAGCTGAAAATTCAGAGGATTAATCATCCATCCAACCAATACACAGGTGATTTGCATGTTTCGCATATTTGGGCGTTAACCGCATTCAAAAATTACCCCAAAATTAGCGTATTTCTCCCTATTTCTGCATTTTTTACCCCATACAATGCAATTTGTGAGATTTCCCACTGGACAATGTCCACGTAATCCATCCAATTGGGATTTACACCTGTGGATTTtaggagaaaataaaaatggggCGTGCCTTTCAAAGAGGTCATGTTTCTTCCAAATTTAACCCTTTCCTGACCTTTGTCTGCCGGGAAATTGCCTCAAAAACCTCCGGATAGCCTTAAGCATCCTACTGATGCAGCTATATTGGGGATTAGTTGGGTATTAATCGGATTATTGAGGAT encodes the following:
- the LOC129807729 gene encoding geranylgeranyl transferase type-1 subunit beta; this translates as MDFLPQKHAKYFARFLNILPARLASHDSTRVTIAFFAVSGLDVLDSLDLLTPSQRQNIINWIYSYQVIPKGGTKCGGLQGSSTLSIKSQDPAHIAAVEAYYWGHLAMTYTGIAVLLALGDDLSRLDRRAIVEGVAAVQREDGSFSASVEGNEQDMRFVYCAAAICAMLNDWGTVDRPRMAQYIRESIRYDYGVSQHKEMEGHGGTTFCAVAALHLSDQMHILSRKDVEGMKRWLVMRQGMGFQGRPNKTEDTCYSFWIAATLKILNAFHLTDFEENRKFILSTQNRIVGGFSKWPDFNTDPFHTYFGICGLSFVNEPNVLEVMPSLNISMRAYRRLKELQSTWKITQNLNDVRLNID
- the LOC129807731 gene encoding probable 39S ribosomal protein L24, mitochondrial, which translates into the protein MRITSQMLKKVHQLSIKYSNFPESYVKRAMEQVYWRTPNEPNYQQKVIERRKFRFTMNRPWTGQFRQQNMPRSHRKKVFVEPIAEWSFFRGDRVEVLVGRDKGKHGIVKQLIPERNWVVVEGLNCHLRKVGGDGEYPGIYIKSEAPLLVTNQVKLVDPSDLQATEIEWRYTEEGDKVRVSTRTGRIVPIPKEQEETHDYKSKGTYIEKAKDTPAKVVEEITFKPSLQTFEMEIMKEMGIQEDRIPKKSYWY